The following proteins are co-located in the Nitrospirota bacterium genome:
- a CDS encoding 50S ribosomal protein L14 yields the protein MIQNYSYMDVADNSGAKQVMCFHVLGGSRRRYGSLGDIVVVAVKEAIPQATVKKGDVSKAVIVRTTKGVRREDGSYIKFDRNACVLINAQGEPIGTRIFGPVARELRWKKFMKIISLAPEVL from the coding sequence ATGATTCAGAATTACAGTTACATGGATGTGGCCGACAACTCCGGGGCCAAGCAGGTCATGTGTTTCCATGTCTTGGGTGGCTCGAGGCGGCGATACGGCTCCCTCGGAGACATCGTGGTGGTGGCCGTGAAGGAAGCCATCCCGCAAGCCACGGTCAAGAAGGGGGACGTGAGCAAGGCGGTGATCGTTCGGACAACCAAGGGTGTGCGCCGGGAAGACGGCTCTTACATCAAATTTGACCGCAACGCCTGCGTGCTGATCAACGCCCAGGGTGAGCCTATCGGCACCCGTATCTTCGGCCCGGTGGCCAGGGAACTGCGCTGGAAGAAGTTTATGAAGATCATCTCGTTGGCTCCGGAAGTGCTCTAA
- a CDS encoding 30S ribosomal protein S3, with translation MGHKTHPVGYRLGYTRTWSSRWYADKDFAKLLHQDIQIRKVVKAKLYHAGVAKVEIERSGDQTRVIIHTARPGIIIGRKGAEVDKLKAMLEKQYGTQVYITVKEIKKPELDAQLVSENIAVQLEKRVAFRRAMKRSVAAALRLGAQGIRVTCAGRLGGAEIARTEWYREGRVPLHTLRAYIDFGFAEAHTTMGQIGVKTWIYRGETPPVQPEKAEVGFERRQER, from the coding sequence ATGGGACACAAGACGCACCCGGTTGGGTATCGCTTAGGGTATACCAGGACGTGGAGTTCGCGGTGGTATGCGGATAAGGACTTTGCCAAGCTCCTGCACCAGGATATTCAGATTCGCAAGGTGGTCAAAGCGAAGCTCTACCATGCCGGAGTGGCGAAAGTGGAGATCGAACGGTCTGGGGATCAGACTCGGGTGATTATCCACACAGCCAGGCCGGGGATTATCATCGGGCGCAAGGGTGCGGAAGTCGACAAGTTGAAGGCGATGCTGGAAAAACAGTACGGGACCCAGGTGTATATCACCGTGAAGGAAATCAAGAAGCCTGAACTGGACGCTCAATTGGTCAGCGAGAACATCGCCGTCCAATTGGAAAAGCGAGTCGCGTTTCGGCGGGCCATGAAGCGCAGTGTGGCGGCTGCGTTACGGCTGGGCGCTCAGGGCATTCGGGTGACCTGTGCCGGACGCCTGGGTGGGGCGGAAATTGCCAGGACCGAGTGGTACAGGGAGGGGCGTGTGCCGCTCCATACGCTGCGGGCCTACATTGATTTTGGATTTGCGGAAGCGCATACGACCATGGGCCAGATCGGGGTCAAGACCTGGATCTACAGGGGTGAGACTCCTCCGGTGCAACCGGAAAAGGCCGAAGTTGGGTTCGAGCGCCGGCAGGAGCGATAA
- a CDS encoding 50S ribosomal protein L16, producing the protein MLAPKKVKFRKMQKGRMRGKAYRGGQVTLGEFGLKALEPGRITSRQIEAARIAITRHVKRGGQVWTRIFPDKPITKKPAETRMGKGKGNPEYWVAVVKPGRILYEMDGVTKEVAEEALKLAAYKLPIATKFVARGAF; encoded by the coding sequence GTGCTTGCACCGAAGAAAGTCAAGTTCAGGAAGATGCAAAAGGGGCGGATGCGGGGGAAGGCGTACCGCGGCGGCCAGGTGACTCTGGGCGAATTCGGGCTTAAGGCTTTGGAGCCGGGGCGGATCACCAGCCGTCAGATTGAGGCGGCCCGCATTGCCATCACGCGACACGTGAAGCGTGGTGGGCAGGTCTGGACAAGAATTTTCCCGGACAAGCCCATCACCAAGAAGCCAGCCGAAACTCGGATGGGTAAGGGAAAGGGCAACCCGGAATATTGGGTGGCCGTAGTCAAGCCAGGGCGAATCCTCTACGAGATGGATGGGGTCACCAAAGAGGTGGCGGAAGAGGCGCTGAAACTGGCTGCGTACAAGCTGCCGATCGCCACCAAGTTTGTGGCCCGCGGGGCGTTCTAG
- a CDS encoding 50S ribosomal protein L23 → MKRTAHDVLVQPLLTEKITAMREGANKVGFLVRRDANRIEVKRAVEAALNVKVAKVNILNIMGKTKRLGRFSGKRPDWKKAIVTLKEGEKLELYESA, encoded by the coding sequence ATGAAGCGAACCGCGCATGATGTTCTCGTCCAGCCCTTGCTGACGGAAAAGATCACGGCGATGCGGGAAGGCGCCAACAAGGTAGGATTCCTGGTCCGGCGGGACGCAAATCGGATTGAGGTTAAGCGGGCGGTGGAAGCGGCTTTGAATGTGAAGGTTGCGAAGGTGAACATCCTGAACATTATGGGCAAAACCAAGCGCCTGGGGCGGTTCTCCGGGAAGCGGCCGGACTGGAAGAAGGCGATTGTGACCCTGAAGGAAGGCGAGAAGTTGGAATTGTACGAGAGCGCGTAG
- a CDS encoding 30S ribosomal protein S17, producing MQGKSEKRREWVGNVVSNKMNKTVVVAVDRFVSHPIYRKVLRRVTRLKAHDEQNSCKVGDRVRLVETRPISKDKHWRVVEIVERGQPE from the coding sequence ATGCAGGGGAAGTCCGAAAAACGGCGGGAGTGGGTCGGCAACGTCGTCAGCAACAAGATGAACAAGACGGTCGTGGTGGCAGTGGATCGATTTGTGTCCCATCCGATCTATCGCAAAGTGCTGCGCCGCGTCACCAGGTTGAAGGCCCACGATGAGCAGAATAGCTGCAAGGTGGGGGACCGGGTCCGTCTCGTCGAGACGAGGCCGATCAGCAAAGACAAGCATTGGCGTGTGGTCGAAATCGTGGAGCGGGGGCAGCCGGAGTAG
- a CDS encoding 50S ribosomal protein L29 has protein sequence MDVKDLRGMEPAELAEKEKQLKQEVFNLRFQLATGRVENPMKIRQTRRDLARVKTILHQKTAAGGSGGAREGS, from the coding sequence ATGGATGTGAAAGATCTAAGAGGGATGGAGCCGGCCGAGTTGGCTGAGAAGGAAAAGCAGCTCAAGCAGGAAGTCTTTAACTTGCGCTTCCAGCTCGCGACCGGACGGGTTGAGAATCCCATGAAGATTCGCCAGACCCGCCGCGACTTGGCGCGGGTGAAGACCATCCTGCACCAGAAAACCGCAGCCGGCGGGTCCGGTGGCGCGCGCGAGGGATCATGA
- a CDS encoding 50S ribosomal protein L4, with translation MPTVDVVDSQKKKVGKVELHASLFGADIDGSLVHEAVVMQQASARQGTASTLRRGEVSGSGKKPWKQKHTGRARAGSIRSPVWRHGGSVFGPKPRRYDYAMPKKKYHGALRSALSAKLAAGEIVVVSDLTIEKPKTKLLAKTLAQLGLSAKTLIVVGEGRLDLERAARNLTGVKLVKPEQLNVYDVLRYNVIVILEREVARIQEAWS, from the coding sequence ATGCCGACCGTAGACGTAGTGGACAGCCAGAAGAAAAAAGTCGGGAAGGTGGAACTCCATGCAAGCCTGTTCGGGGCCGACATTGATGGGTCCTTGGTGCATGAGGCGGTGGTGATGCAGCAAGCATCGGCCAGGCAAGGGACGGCCTCCACTCTCCGGCGCGGTGAAGTCAGTGGGTCGGGGAAGAAGCCCTGGAAGCAGAAGCATACGGGCCGTGCGCGGGCCGGCTCCATCCGGTCGCCTGTATGGCGGCATGGCGGAAGCGTCTTTGGTCCGAAGCCGCGCCGCTATGACTATGCGATGCCAAAAAAGAAGTATCATGGTGCGCTCCGGAGCGCACTTTCGGCCAAGCTGGCCGCGGGAGAGATAGTGGTCGTCTCCGATCTGACGATCGAGAAGCCGAAGACCAAGCTTTTGGCGAAGACGTTGGCGCAGTTGGGGCTTTCCGCCAAGACGTTGATCGTGGTCGGTGAGGGCCGTCTGGACTTGGAGCGGGCCGCGCGGAACCTGACCGGAGTCAAGCTGGTCAAGCCGGAGCAGCTCAATGTCTACGACGTGCTCCGATACAACGTGATCGTGATTCTTGAGCGTGAAGTGGCGCGCATTCAGGAGGCCTGGTCATGA
- a CDS encoding 50S ribosomal protein L24 — translation MPNQGPIKTKIKKGDTVVVIAGRERGKTGKVLTVDRERARVTVEKLNIVKRHTKPNQKTRQGGILEREAPIAISNVMFYSTTLQKPVRLGIKTLPDGSKVRISRKDQAVIE, via the coding sequence ATGCCGAATCAGGGACCGATCAAGACGAAAATCAAGAAGGGCGATACCGTGGTGGTGATCGCCGGGCGCGAGCGTGGCAAGACGGGGAAGGTTCTCACCGTCGATCGCGAGCGTGCGCGGGTGACGGTGGAAAAACTCAATATCGTCAAGCGCCATACGAAACCCAATCAAAAGACCAGACAGGGGGGGATTCTTGAGCGCGAGGCCCCTATCGCCATCTCCAATGTCATGTTTTACAGCACGACCCTTCAAAAGCCGGTACGTCTCGGGATCAAGACCTTGCCCGATGGGAGCAAGGTGCGGATTTCCCGAAAGGACCAGGCGGTCATCGAATAA
- a CDS encoding 50S ribosomal protein L22, protein MAEAKAILRFVRVAPRKARAVVDMIRGQRVPQALSLLKYTPRAAAKVVEKILRSAVANAEQKELGDSESLWVSRAYVDCGPTYKRFRARSMGRANSIHKRTSHITLIVSAPEVTAKP, encoded by the coding sequence ATGGCTGAGGCAAAAGCGATTCTAAGGTTTGTGCGTGTGGCCCCGAGGAAGGCCCGGGCTGTGGTAGACATGATCCGCGGGCAGCGGGTGCCGCAGGCGCTGAGCCTGTTGAAATATACCCCGCGGGCCGCGGCAAAGGTCGTGGAGAAGATCCTTCGCTCGGCGGTGGCGAATGCGGAACAAAAGGAATTGGGGGACAGCGAGTCCTTGTGGGTCTCGCGTGCCTACGTGGATTGCGGGCCGACCTACAAGCGGTTTCGGGCCCGGTCCATGGGACGGGCTAATTCTATCCATAAGCGGACGAGCCACATTACGCTGATCGTGTCCGCGCCAGAAGTCACGGCGAAACCGTAA
- a CDS encoding 50S ribosomal protein L2 produces the protein MGLKQYRPTSPGRRGMTAVTGEGLSKKKSEKGLTKFHIRSGGRNNDGRMTIRFRGGGHKRLYRTIDFKRDKVGIPAKVAAIEYDPNRSARIALLHYADGEKRYILAPQGLAVRDLVQSGPAAEVKPGNALPLASMPLGTTIHNIELKPGKGGQLIRSAGGFAQVMGRDGLYAQVRLKSGEMRRILATCMATVGQVGNLDHENETVGKAGRSRWRAKRPHVRGVVMNPVDHPHGGGEGKSGQGNPHPVSPWGLPTKGYKTRQNKRTDKFIITRRKRGVR, from the coding sequence ATGGGACTGAAGCAATATCGACCGACCTCACCGGGGCGCCGCGGGATGACCGCCGTCACCGGAGAGGGGCTGAGCAAGAAAAAGTCGGAGAAGGGCCTTACCAAGTTCCACATCCGTTCCGGCGGTCGGAATAACGATGGCCGAATGACCATCCGGTTTCGTGGGGGTGGGCACAAGCGGCTTTATCGGACGATTGATTTTAAGCGGGACAAGGTTGGCATTCCCGCCAAAGTCGCGGCGATCGAATACGATCCGAACCGCTCAGCTCGCATTGCGCTTCTGCATTACGCGGATGGGGAAAAGCGCTATATCTTGGCCCCCCAGGGCCTCGCGGTGAGGGACCTCGTGCAATCCGGGCCGGCCGCCGAAGTGAAGCCTGGCAATGCCCTGCCATTGGCGAGCATGCCTCTGGGAACAACGATCCATAATATCGAGTTGAAGCCAGGCAAGGGCGGTCAGTTAATCCGCAGTGCTGGAGGATTTGCGCAGGTGATGGGGAGGGATGGGCTCTATGCCCAGGTTCGCCTTAAGTCCGGAGAAATGCGACGCATCCTGGCCACCTGCATGGCGACGGTGGGACAGGTGGGCAATCTGGACCATGAAAATGAAACAGTAGGTAAGGCAGGCCGGTCCCGCTGGCGTGCGAAGCGCCCGCACGTTCGCGGTGTCGTGATGAACCCGGTCGATCACCCCCACGGGGGCGGCGAGGGCAAGTCGGGCCAAGGCAATCCCCATCCTGTGTCGCCGTGGGGGCTCCCGACCAAGGGATACAAGACCAGGCAGAACAAGCGCACGGATAAGTTTATCATCACCCGTCGGAAGCGGGGCGTGCGGTAG
- a CDS encoding 30S ribosomal protein S19: protein MPRSVSKGPFVDAHLLEKVERQNETKDRKIIKTWSRRSTVVPDMIGHTFAVHNGKKFIPVFVTENMVGHKLGEFAPTRFFKGHGAARTEKAVALK, encoded by the coding sequence ATGCCCAGATCAGTCAGCAAAGGGCCTTTTGTGGATGCCCACCTGCTCGAAAAGGTGGAAAGACAGAATGAGACCAAGGACCGGAAGATCATCAAGACGTGGTCTCGACGCTCGACCGTCGTGCCCGACATGATCGGTCACACGTTCGCGGTGCACAACGGCAAGAAGTTTATCCCTGTTTTTGTCACCGAAAATATGGTCGGACACAAGTTGGGTGAGTTTGCGCCGACGCGCTTCTTCAAGGGGCATGGGGCGGCAAGAACAGAAAAAGCGGTCGCGTTGAAGTAG